Proteins from a single region of Xiphias gladius isolate SHS-SW01 ecotype Sanya breed wild chromosome 2, ASM1685928v1, whole genome shotgun sequence:
- the kics2 gene encoding KICSTOR complex protein C12orf66 homolog isoform X1 → MTEAEELRPVPRERAILESFFTQLGMFSFDRAKDYVEKEKDNSKSAGAIWAALLAALAHLAAAEKAYHNMTFLGQKMGGQSFFSRKDSIRTIYTSLYNELRKVVTMGRHSQPGSTSYLEDLLSHLSEQLCHFTQARMEMADLYEKMHSLGSQKSINSDELVTTLEAVLQKYSSKFHHPILGRVEEGFQTEVDVVTQLLRCQAQVSEWHFLPALLSLHGANSKLTAWGQLFQRQRETRKHLFGGQSQKAVQPPHLYVWLQRFQAALLAKFSFYFHEALSRQTAPADMRALTARTTPDYHGKICSFVRKHDASNVSLVFDNRGSESFQGHGYHHPHSYREAPKGVEQFPAVVSLPSGERPLTHWPNVIMMMGDRAAELNTLDKVVHFYDDKVQSTYYLTRPEPHFTLVVIFDGRKSEKDLHIAAFLQEISCSLRNSKPFSTLKPGSKG, encoded by the exons ATGACCGAGGCGGAGGAGCTGCGGCCCGTTCCCCGGGAGCGGGCCATCCTGGAGAGCTTCTTCACGCAGCTCGGCATGTTTTCTTTCGACCGGGCCAAGGACTAcgtggagaaggagaaggacaaCAGCAAGAGCGCCGGGGCCATCTGGGCCGCGCTGCTGGCCGCCCTGGCTCACCTGGCCGCCGCGGAGAAGGCGTACCACAACATGACATTCCTGGGACAGAAAATGG GGGGCCAGTCCTTCTTCAGCCGGAAGGACTCCATCCGCACCATCTACACCTCCCTCTACAACGAGCTCCGGAAAGTGGTGACGATGGGGCGCCACAGCCAGCCGGGCTCCACCTCCTACCTGGAGGACCTGCTGTCGCACCTGTCGGAGCAGCTCTGCCACTTCACGCAGGCCCGCATGGAGATGGCCGACCTGTACGAGAAAATGCACTCGCTGGGCAGCCAGAAGAGCATCAACTCAGACGAGCTGGTCACCACACTGGAGGCCGTCCTGCAGAAATACAGCTCCAA GTTCCACCACCCCATCCTGGGCCGCGTGGAGGAGGGCTTCCAGACGGAGGTGGACGTGGTGACCCAGTTACTGCGCTGCCAGGCCCAGGTGTCCGAGTGGCATTTCCTGCCCGCTCTGCTCAGCCTGCACGGCGCCAACTCCAAGCTCACCGCCTGGGGTCAGCTCTTCCAGCGGCAGAGAGAGACCCGCAAGCACCTGTTCGGAGGCCAGTCCCAGAAGGCCGTGCAGCCTCCGCACCTGTACGTGTGGCTGCAGCGCTTCCAGGCGGCGCTCCTCGCCAAGTTCAGCTTCTACTTCCACGAAGCCCTGAGCCGGCAGACGGCCCCGGCCGACATGAGGGCCCTGACCGCCCGCACCACGCCGGACTACCACGGCAAGATCTGCTCCTTCGTCCGCAAGCACGACGCCAGCAACGTGTCTCTGGTGTTTGACAACCGCGGCTCAGAGAGCTTCCAGGGCCACGGCTACCACCACCCGCACTCGTACCGGGAAGCGCCGAAGGGCGTGGAGCAGTTCCCCGCCGTGGTGTCCCTGCCGTCGGGGGAGCGGCCGCTCACGCACTGGCCAAACGTCATCATGATGATGGGAGACCGCGCCGCTGAGCTCAACACCCTGGACAAGGTGGTGCACTTCTATGACGACAAAGTCCAGAGCACCTACTACCTGACGCGGCCCGAGCCTCACTTCACGCTGGTGGTCATCTTTGACGGCAGGAAGTCAGAGAAGGATCTGCACATCGCTGCCTTCCTGCAGGAGATCTCGTGCTCGCTGCGAAACTCCAAACCCTTCAGCACTCTCAAACCTGGGTCCAAGGGCTGA
- the kics2 gene encoding KICSTOR complex protein C12orf66 homolog isoform X2, with translation MKADRFWREEKMSAVHFRNQTGGQSFFSRKDSIRTIYTSLYNELRKVVTMGRHSQPGSTSYLEDLLSHLSEQLCHFTQARMEMADLYEKMHSLGSQKSINSDELVTTLEAVLQKYSSKFHHPILGRVEEGFQTEVDVVTQLLRCQAQVSEWHFLPALLSLHGANSKLTAWGQLFQRQRETRKHLFGGQSQKAVQPPHLYVWLQRFQAALLAKFSFYFHEALSRQTAPADMRALTARTTPDYHGKICSFVRKHDASNVSLVFDNRGSESFQGHGYHHPHSYREAPKGVEQFPAVVSLPSGERPLTHWPNVIMMMGDRAAELNTLDKVVHFYDDKVQSTYYLTRPEPHFTLVVIFDGRKSEKDLHIAAFLQEISCSLRNSKPFSTLKPGSKG, from the exons ATGAAAGCGGACAGGTTTTGGCGCGAGGAGAAGATGTCGGCGGTACATTTTAGAAACCAGACAG GGGGCCAGTCCTTCTTCAGCCGGAAGGACTCCATCCGCACCATCTACACCTCCCTCTACAACGAGCTCCGGAAAGTGGTGACGATGGGGCGCCACAGCCAGCCGGGCTCCACCTCCTACCTGGAGGACCTGCTGTCGCACCTGTCGGAGCAGCTCTGCCACTTCACGCAGGCCCGCATGGAGATGGCCGACCTGTACGAGAAAATGCACTCGCTGGGCAGCCAGAAGAGCATCAACTCAGACGAGCTGGTCACCACACTGGAGGCCGTCCTGCAGAAATACAGCTCCAA GTTCCACCACCCCATCCTGGGCCGCGTGGAGGAGGGCTTCCAGACGGAGGTGGACGTGGTGACCCAGTTACTGCGCTGCCAGGCCCAGGTGTCCGAGTGGCATTTCCTGCCCGCTCTGCTCAGCCTGCACGGCGCCAACTCCAAGCTCACCGCCTGGGGTCAGCTCTTCCAGCGGCAGAGAGAGACCCGCAAGCACCTGTTCGGAGGCCAGTCCCAGAAGGCCGTGCAGCCTCCGCACCTGTACGTGTGGCTGCAGCGCTTCCAGGCGGCGCTCCTCGCCAAGTTCAGCTTCTACTTCCACGAAGCCCTGAGCCGGCAGACGGCCCCGGCCGACATGAGGGCCCTGACCGCCCGCACCACGCCGGACTACCACGGCAAGATCTGCTCCTTCGTCCGCAAGCACGACGCCAGCAACGTGTCTCTGGTGTTTGACAACCGCGGCTCAGAGAGCTTCCAGGGCCACGGCTACCACCACCCGCACTCGTACCGGGAAGCGCCGAAGGGCGTGGAGCAGTTCCCCGCCGTGGTGTCCCTGCCGTCGGGGGAGCGGCCGCTCACGCACTGGCCAAACGTCATCATGATGATGGGAGACCGCGCCGCTGAGCTCAACACCCTGGACAAGGTGGTGCACTTCTATGACGACAAAGTCCAGAGCACCTACTACCTGACGCGGCCCGAGCCTCACTTCACGCTGGTGGTCATCTTTGACGGCAGGAAGTCAGAGAAGGATCTGCACATCGCTGCCTTCCTGCAGGAGATCTCGTGCTCGCTGCGAAACTCCAAACCCTTCAGCACTCTCAAACCTGGGTCCAAGGGCTGA
- the tmem19 gene encoding transmembrane protein 19 yields the protein MRSEKDVLMKHYIKMMTDMIVLCATLALSLFFWVVSLTISTYYGTLQPVSPWRWLFSILVPLVLTVRALKRRTLDRSGALGALLVGFVLTMANLSFFSSLLAFFITSSRLTRWGGAQKKKIDAEYKEGGQRNWIQVFCNGGVPTELALLYMIEVGPGEIPIDFSKQYSASWMCLSLVGALACSTGDTWASEVGPVLSKSQPRLITTWNKVPAGTNGGVTPVGLVASFLGGLAVGVAYFVTQVLLVSDLHMSDPQWPIMVYGGVAGLLGSMLDSFLGAHMQYSGFDSSIGMVVSYESATTQRICGKPILDNNAVNLFSSVLIALILPGLAWGLWPR from the exons ATGCGCTCTGAGAAGGACGTGCTGATGAAGCATTACATCAAGATGATGACTGATATGATCGTGCTGTGCGCCACTCTGGcgctctccctcttcttctggGTCGTCTCCCTCACCATCAGCACCTACTATG GCACACTGCAGCCAGTGTCTCCGTGGCGGTGGTTGTTCTCCATCTTGGTTCCCCTCGTGCTGACGGTCAGGGCGCTGAAGAGACGCACTCTGGATCGCTCAGGAGCCCTGGGAG CTCTCCTGGTGGGGTTTGTGTTGACGATGGCCAACTTAagcttcttttcctctctgctggcCTTCTTCATCACCTCCTCCAGACTGACCCGCTGGGGGGgagcacagaagaagaaaatagacGCAGAGTACAAAGAAG GGGGTCAGAGGAACTGGATTCAGGTCTTCTGTAATGGAGGAGTTCCTACAGAGCTGGCATTGCTGTATATGATAGAG GTGGGTCCAGGTGAGATCCCCATTGATTTCAGTAAACAGTACTCCGCCTCCTGGATGTGCCTCTCTCTAGTGGGCGCGCTCGCGTGCAGCACCGGGGACACCTGGGCATCAGAGGTGGGACCCGTCCTCAGCAAATCACAGCCTAGACTCATCACCACCTGGAACAAAGTCCCGGCAG GAACAAACGGAGGAGTTACTCCCGTCGGACTGGTCGCCAGCTTCCTCGGCGGACTTGCGGTGGGCGTCGCTTACTTTGTAACACAGGTTCTATTGGTCAGCGACCTGCACATGTCGGATCCCCAGTGGCCAATCATGGTGTACGGCGGTGTGGCTGGCCTGCTGGGATCGATGCTGGACTCTTTCCTGGGAGCTCACATGCAATACTCAG gCTTCGACTCGAGCATTGGGATGGTGGTGAGTTACGAGTCCGCCACCACCCAGCGGATCTGTGGGAAACCCATCTTGGACAACAATGCGGTCAACCTGTTCTCCTCCGTCCTCATCGCCCTCATTCTGCCTGGGCTGGCGTGGGGGCTGTGGCCACGATAG